One Massilia sp. 9096 genomic window carries:
- a CDS encoding AraC family transcriptional regulator, whose protein sequence is MSTLIIGMGMVVAHGSEKDQRDSSQARLAHAAAYKACASFFDDHGISTPSTLFDTLSDTYYFAKNTAGQFVWGNRLLQEQNKLANVNDILGKTDHDFFRRDIADRIRADDLEVINTGVTVKNKLEVIDSGNGELTWLFTTKAPIRNRDGDIVGIEGFSRDARRSQDTIAPFHEFKACIEYLQEHLMENIGIDHLAKLSCMSLSTFERKFKQHFSLTPKQYILHMKVHEACRMLPTASSIARVAVETGFGGQSYFTKQFRSVVGITPKQYLLSLASRSGGTRRRTSAAA, encoded by the coding sequence ATGAGCACACTGATCATCGGCATGGGCATGGTCGTCGCCCACGGTTCGGAAAAAGACCAGCGGGACAGCAGCCAGGCACGTCTGGCGCATGCGGCGGCCTATAAAGCCTGTGCGAGCTTTTTCGACGACCACGGCATCTCCACGCCCAGCACGCTGTTCGATACCCTCTCCGATACCTATTACTTTGCGAAGAACACCGCCGGCCAGTTCGTCTGGGGCAATCGTCTGCTGCAGGAACAGAACAAGCTTGCCAACGTCAACGACATCCTCGGCAAGACCGACCACGATTTCTTCCGGCGCGACATCGCCGACCGCATCCGCGCCGACGATCTGGAAGTGATCAATACCGGCGTCACGGTCAAGAACAAGCTGGAGGTGATCGACAGCGGCAATGGCGAATTGACCTGGCTGTTCACGACCAAGGCGCCGATCCGCAACCGGGACGGCGATATCGTCGGCATCGAAGGGTTTTCGCGCGATGCGCGCCGCTCGCAGGACACGATCGCGCCCTTCCACGAATTCAAGGCCTGCATCGAATACCTGCAAGAGCACCTGATGGAAAACATCGGCATCGATCATCTGGCGAAGCTGTCCTGCATGTCGCTGTCGACCTTCGAGCGCAAATTCAAGCAGCATTTCTCGCTCACGCCCAAGCAATACATCCTGCACATGAAAGTGCACGAAGCCTGCCGCATGCTGCCCACCGCGAGCAGCATCGCGCGCGTGGCGGTGGAGACGGGATTCGGCGGCCAGAGTTATTTCACCAAGCAGTTCCGCAGCGTCGTCGGGATCACACCCAAACAATATCTGCTGTCGCTGGCCAGCCGGTCAGGCGGCACCCGGCGCCGCACCTCGGCCGCGGCCTGA
- a CDS encoding DUF1080 domain-containing protein produces the protein MTCLSRLARLGVLSAVFALNAPLHAADNGWTPLFNGKDLSGWSTWITMQPPVDNMKVPTSVRGLNTDPLKVVTVVDGMLRVSGEEWGAVSTTGEYENFHLKFDFKWGEKKWAPRLSIARDSGMLYYATGPAGAQDGNWMRSHEFQLQEGFCGDYYSLDHVMVDAHAGDANQGNWKFHRYDASMPLVTDLQTRILRQGNYEKPSGEWNTMEIIADGKTLIHIVNGHEVLRMENSRQVVDGKAVPLTRGKFSIQSEGSEAFFRNIEIKPLSGPASAEKF, from the coding sequence ATGACCTGCTTGAGCCGCCTCGCCCGATTGGGCGTGTTGAGTGCTGTTTTCGCGCTGAACGCACCGTTGCATGCCGCCGACAATGGATGGACCCCGCTTTTCAACGGCAAGGATTTGTCGGGCTGGAGCACCTGGATCACCATGCAGCCACCGGTCGACAACATGAAGGTGCCGACCTCGGTGCGCGGCTTGAATACGGATCCTCTCAAGGTTGTCACGGTCGTCGACGGCATGCTGCGGGTGTCCGGCGAGGAGTGGGGCGCGGTCTCGACGACTGGAGAATATGAAAATTTCCACCTGAAGTTCGATTTCAAGTGGGGTGAAAAGAAATGGGCGCCGCGCCTGAGCATCGCGCGCGACAGCGGCATGCTGTATTACGCAACCGGTCCGGCGGGCGCGCAGGACGGTAACTGGATGCGCAGCCACGAATTCCAGCTGCAGGAGGGGTTCTGTGGCGATTACTACAGCCTTGACCACGTGATGGTCGACGCCCACGCCGGCGACGCCAACCAGGGCAACTGGAAGTTCCATCGCTACGATGCTTCGATGCCCCTGGTCACCGACCTCCAGACGCGCATCCTCAGGCAGGGCAATTACGAGAAACCGTCGGGTGAATGGAATACGATGGAAATCATCGCCGATGGGAAAACGCTGATCCACATCGTCAACGGCCATGAGGTGCTGCGGATGGAGAACTCGCGCCAGGTGGTCGATGGCAAAGCGGTGCCGCTCACGCGCGGCAAGTTTTCGATCCAGTCGGAAGGATCGGAAGCGTTTTTCCGCAATATCGAAATCAAGCCCTTGAGCGGTCCGGCCAGCGCGGAGAAATTCTGA
- a CDS encoding gluconate 2-dehydrogenase subunit 3 family protein, with the protein MSITVDSARRQALLRLGALCGLALGGDVLAAVAAPKTASGADARPEWLTPDELAQTAVLADLIIPQTDTPGALAAGAPRTVDHLLAVCTPAPAQAAFRTGLARIDAVAKAQAGQRFASLPPTRQVALLQALDNGTAPFTAGDMHFFRQLKGYVAFAYYTSEPGATQELAYLPIPGGYKGNVKVTPSTRTWAI; encoded by the coding sequence ATGTCAATCACTGTAGATAGCGCGCGCCGCCAGGCCCTGCTGCGCCTGGGCGCCCTGTGCGGGCTGGCCTTGGGCGGCGACGTCCTGGCCGCCGTGGCCGCGCCCAAAACCGCATCCGGTGCGGACGCGCGTCCCGAATGGCTGACGCCCGATGAACTGGCGCAGACGGCCGTGCTGGCCGACCTGATCATCCCGCAGACCGACACCCCGGGCGCGCTGGCGGCCGGCGCCCCGCGCACCGTCGACCACCTGCTGGCCGTGTGCACGCCGGCGCCGGCCCAGGCGGCGTTTCGCACCGGCCTCGCGCGCATCGACGCGGTGGCCAAGGCGCAGGCAGGCCAGCGTTTCGCCAGCCTGCCGCCGACCCGCCAGGTCGCGCTGCTGCAGGCGCTCGACAACGGGACGGCACCCTTCACGGCGGGCGACATGCATTTCTTCCGCCAGCTGAAGGGGTATGTCGCGTTCGCCTACTACACCTCCGAACCCGGCGCCACGCAGGAGCTGGCTTACCTCCCGATCCCCGGCGGCTACAAAGGCAACGTCAAGGTCACCCCGTCCACCCGCACCTGGGCCATCTAG